The DNA region GGGATATCGCTCACCACCGGCGCGTCGTTGACCGCCGTAACAGTGAACGTCGCCGCATCGGAGTCAAACAAGCTTCCCGGATCAGTCGCCGTGAACGTAATCGTCTCCGCTCCCGACCACTCGCTATTGGGCGTCGTAATCGTGGCAATGCGACTCCCGTCAATGCTCACCGTCAACGCGCTGTTCCCCGAGTATGTCCAGGTCATCTGCGCATCCGTGTGGTCCGGATCGCTGACATAGTCATCCAGCGAAATCGTCGTGAACGACTGTCCCTCGTTGATCGTCTGATCGGGGATGTCGCTCACTACCGGCGCGTCGTTGACCGCCGTTACGGTGAACGTCGCCGCATCCGAATCATACAAACTTCCCGGATCCGTCGCTTTGAACGTAATCGTCTCCGCTCCTGACCATTCGCTATTGGGCGTCGTAACTGTGGCAACCCGATTGCCGTCGATATTCACCGTCAAATCGGTATTCCCCGAATAGGTCCAGGTCATCTGCGCATCCGTGTGATCCGGATCGCTGACATAGTCATCCAGCGTAATCGTCGTGAACGACTGTCCCTCGTTGATCGTCTGATCGGGGATATCGCTCACCACTGGCGGCTGATTGCCGCTGCAATACGACTGACCGCTTCCCGAATTGTAGTGTGCCTGGATATCAGTCAAAGGCAGGACAGCGGTGTACAGCGCCAGCTCGTCCAGATTTCCGGCATACTGATATGCGGTCGAGTAGTAGCCCACTTGCAGCGGCCCACTGCCGTTGCGGTCCAGTCCGCCCGCGCTGATGCTCTTATCGAGGGCGCCATCGATATAGAGTCGGTACTGTCCCGCCGGCTGATCATACTGGTACACGATATGGTGCCAGACTTCATCATTGACATAGGCTGTACTGTAAAAGTCGGCACTCGCGCTCAGGTAGCAGCGCAGCTTGCCCACATTGCCGTTGGTCTGGCAGTTCAAGCCGATCCACCAGGCGTTGGCAGCCGTCGCGCGCCCAACAATCACCTGGTTGCAGTTGAAGCCGGCTTCGGTACAGACACATCCCGCCGACTTCATCCAGAATTCAATCGTGAAACTGGTCGTCGCCGACCAGTCGAACGTCCCGTCGTCGGGCACGTCGATGCGGTCGTTGGTGCCGTCAAAATCCTGCGCACCGTTAAGCTTGCCGGTGACGCCGGTCGGGCAGTTGGTACAGGTCGCGTTATTGGTCCCGTAGTAATCATCGTACGGCCCGCCCGAAGTCTCGTCCAGCTTCCAGTAGTGCGTCATGCCGGTCGGACAGCCGGAGGGCTGCGCCTGCAGCGGCATGGTCGCTGCCAGCATCACTACGATGACTCCGGCCAGACACCCGCTGCCGCGCATGCGCATCTTCCATTTAACAAAGTTCATTGATCTCTCCTCTCCATCAGCTCGCAATCGCAATCAAATCACCGGCCGGGAGGCACTCGTCGGCCTCCCGGCCTTCAAATTCCTTATGGGCAGTTGGCGCACGGCGCCGGACCGCCGCTGAAAATGAAATTGACCAGGTAGACCGCGTCGGAAATCGTGATGAACCCGTTGCAGTCGGCATCTCCCGCCAACAGCGGTGCCGGCGGTTCCCCACCTGCAAAAATGAAATTGATCAGGTAAACCACGTCGGAAATCGTGGTCGCGCCGCTGGCATCGGCGTCGCCGCACACATAGCAATAGCGGCCGCCAAAGCCATGGTTGTAATGGGTGCGGATTGTCTGCTCCGGCAGCGCCGCGTTGTAAAACGCCAGTTCGTCGATGGTGCCGCCATAGCGGTACCGGCCAACATCCGGGCCGTTGAAATACCCGATGGTCAGCGAATCGGCCCCCACCAGGTTATTGCCGGCCGTCGCCAGCGACGCTTCCGCAACGCTGTCGACATACAGCGTGTAGCTGCCGGCGCTCGCGTCGTGGACGAACACCACATGGTGCCAGCCGCCGTCATTCACCACTGTCGTTGAAAACAACTGCGTTCCCTGCAGATAGGCGCGAATTTTCTGGGTCGGCAGCGGGCTCTCGCAATTGACCCCGATCCACCAGCCCGCGCCCGAACGGCCGACGATCACCTCGTTGTCCGGTTGCGTTGTCCCGTCGCAGACGGCCGTCTCGTTCATCCAAAATTCGATCGTGAAGCTTTGCGTCGCGCCCCAGTCGAAACTGCCGTCGTCAAAGACGTTCAGGCCGTCGTCGACGCGGTCGAGCGCCTGTGCCCCGCCAACCTGACCCGCTACCGGCGTCGGGCAGTTGCCGCAGTGCGCGTCGTGCCCGCCTTGATAGTCGTCGTAGAGCGACGCGACTGTCTCGTCCAGCATCCAATAGTGCGTCAATTCCGGTGTGCAAACTCGCACCGGCGCCACGGCAATCGTGAAGGGCTGGGTGTCGCTCCCCTCGCTGTTGACGGCTTGCACTTCCACCGCGAAGTTGCCGGTGGTCGTCGGAAGCCAGCTGATCACCCCGCTGTTGGCATCAATCGTCATCCCGGACGGTGCGGTCAGGAGCGCAAACGTCGGGGCCGGCACACCCGCGGCATTCACATCATAGCTGTAGGCCTCCGCAACCGTCGCAGCCGTCACCGGTGTCGAAATGATCGTCGGCGCCGCGCTGACATCGCAATAACCGATGCCGCTGCTGCCGCCGGCAAAGTGACCGCTGATCTCGTCTTCACCCAGGACGGCGTTGTACAACGCCAATTCATCCAGAATGCCGTAGTACTGGTAGTTCGTGGAGTAATAGCCCACCTGCAACGGCCCGCTGCCGCTGCGATCCAGTCCAGCCGCGCTGATGCTGTTGTCCAGCACACCGTCGATATACAGCCGGTATTGCCCCGCCGGCTGGTCAAACTGGTAGACGATATGATGCCACTGGTCGTCGTCGACGTATGCTGTGCTGTAGAAGTCGGCACTGGCGCCCAGGTAGCAGCGCAACTTGCCGACATTGCCGTTGGTCTGGCAGTTCAAACCGATCCACCAGGCGTTGACCGCCGTCGCACGCCCAACGATGACTTGGTTGCAGTCGAAGCCGGCTTGAGTGCAAACACAACCCGCCGACTTCATCCAGAATTCAATCGTGAAACTGGCCGTTGCCGACCAGTCAAACGTCCCGTCGTCCGGCACGTCGATTCGGTCGTTGCTGCCGTCAAAATCCTGTGCGCCGCTTACCTCACCGGCGACACCGGCCGGGCAGTTGGTACAGGTCGCGTCGTTGGTCCCATAGTAATCGTCGTACGGCCCGCCCGCCGTCTCGTCCAGCTTCCAGTAGTGCGTCATGCCCGGCGGACAATTCGCCGGCTGCCCCAGCAGCGCTGTCGGCGCGGCCAAAACCCAGCCTACCGTCGCCAGCATCAGCAACAAGACAATTCGATTCATCGTAATCAATGATCGCATCGTTTCCTCCAGCAAAGGTTAGTGTGTGGCGGAGAGATGAAGATCGAGATGAGGATTATTGCCGGTCTAACGTGCCCGCGCCGCTGGCGCCGGGGCAGCTGATTTCAACCCGCAACTGGCCTGCCCGCCGCGTCTAAGAATCCGACAGCTTCTGGACCGTCGGTGCCCTGCAGTAATGATGTGGTGAAATTCTTTAACGAGCTTTCGCTCTTGTTGCCTCCTTTGATGTTAAAGGCCCCAAACCCATTTTATCAGAATGTGACGCAGTCTCGCTGAAACTCATACTGGCATTCCTTTCGCGTCCGCCGCCTCAATACGATCGGCGCTACGCGAAATGCATTTCAAATCTCCGGCGCTGCCACGGCAGTCGCGCACAATTGAAGCATTACGCCCACTGGGGCCGAACAACCGCAACCAGCGATTGTCGGACTATTGCTGTTTCAGCTTCGACAGGAATCCGCCCGAGAATTGAACGGACTGGTAAGGACCGCTGCAGTGATAATAATATAGACCCTGATATCAATTTGTCAATGCCAAACTCGTCGACGTTTCCCGTCGACACCGCACCACCGACCGAACTGTCGACGAATTAACGACTTACGGGCACGCGGCACACGGCCCGGCTCCGCCCGCAAAGATGTAGGTGATCAGGTACACCGCATCCGAAATCGTCACAAATCCGCTGCAGTCAACATCCGCCGCCGTCGACGAGAGCGGCGGCGCTCCACCAGCGAAGATGAAATTGATCAAGTACACCGCATCGGAAATCGTGACACTGCCGTTCGCATCAATGTCGCCGCAAGTGAAGCAGTATGTCGCGCCCATGCCGAGATTGTAGTGTTGCTCGATGACCAGCGCCGGCAAGGCGGCATCATAAATCGCAACCTCGTCCAGCACACCGCCGAAGCGATACTTCCCCGGGTCCGGTCCGTTGAACCAGCCCAAAGTCAGTACATCGGAGGCGGTCAGATTCAGCCCGCTGCCGGAAACATTGCGATTCAATACCCCGTCGATGTATAGCCGCCACGCTCCCGCCGTGTTGTCGCGCACAAAGACAATGTGATGCCACTCGCCGTCGGTCAGACTCATCGTGCTGTAGATGTCCGTCCCCTGAAAATAGC from Candidatus Zixiibacteriota bacterium includes:
- a CDS encoding putative Ig domain-containing protein, producing the protein MRSLITMNRIVLLLMLATVGWVLAAPTALLGQPANCPPGMTHYWKLDETAGGPYDDYYGTNDATCTNCPAGVAGEVSGAQDFDGSNDRIDVPDDGTFDWSATASFTIEFWMKSAGCVCTQAGFDCNQVIVGRATAVNAWWIGLNCQTNGNVGKLRCYLGASADFYSTAYVDDDQWHHIVYQFDQPAGQYRLYIDGVLDNSISAAGLDRSGSGPLQVGYYSTNYQYYGILDELALYNAVLGEDEISGHFAGGSSGIGYCDVSAAPTIISTPVTAATVAEAYSYDVNAAGVPAPTFALLTAPSGMTIDANSGVISWLPTTTGNFAVEVQAVNSEGSDTQPFTIAVAPVRVCTPELTHYWMLDETVASLYDDYQGGHDAHCGNCPTPVAGQVGGAQALDRVDDGLNVFDDGSFDWGATQSFTIEFWMNETAVCDGTTQPDNEVIVGRSGAGWWIGVNCESPLPTQKIRAYLQGTQLFSTTVVNDGGWHHVVFVHDASAGSYTLYVDSVAEASLATAGNNLVGADSLTIGYFNGPDVGRYRYGGTIDELAFYNAALPEQTIRTHYNHGFGGRYCYVCGDADASGATTISDVVYLINFIFAGGEPPAPLLAGDADCNGFITISDAVYLVNFIFSGGPAPCANCP